In Malus sylvestris chromosome 15, drMalSylv7.2, whole genome shotgun sequence, a single genomic region encodes these proteins:
- the LOC126603154 gene encoding probable ubiquitin-like-specific protease 2B isoform X2, with protein sequence MKTSGLEVFDFSEEDEHSESVQGKYLGKFKNPSLDTNRIFKCDFLQNVAQGAKLQTKDISSIPCVNVDSVDRDHCCDNAISHSPIGTIEESLATKKEYMELDAAPQFKCLSHEQQSDSKLDSHGSRSFVSEPERRGSNATSSSSWESQLHFALAVSLSSNEPTDMILDADESTSDSPSSPASEIEEDDDSLGSYKSYHCSGDLEMDNTNMTVVLYPDYVIYRDSYCTEPRLTFSPSCFKVSGSTSECPGTFSSEWEVDDLIDVECQWFQKVEFVMIKLRVVAKDATEDDSAPNTSGIEELKIAIVEPNWIKQQERIMSLNAKYINSWVLHDMHTETDEEDSLGQRHHFPNFDEPFEDVVYPKGDSDAVSISKRDVDLLQPETFINDTIIDFYIKYLKNQIQPEKRLRYHFFNSFFFRKLADLDKDPSSVSDGRAAFERVRKWTRKVDLFEKDYIFIPINFNLHWSLIVICHLGEVPKHNGGDSGNLLKVPCILHMDSIKGSHTGLKNLIQSYLWEEWKERKKETSEEISSKFHNLRFVPLELPQQENSFDCGLFLLHYLELFLADAPVHFSPFKITKFSNFLNANWFLPSEASLKRTLIQRLIFELLEDRCRGVSSAASSDEDQAKFPECNKHETGVQSFSGRCGPAIACQENMSSSQAGQGIEITLLSSTSLRSSECVKDAGFVIQELFEPGATPNSLFGEYQSFDQKSSFCRLNGAVPLLEEDTKTGEQFAFLPTGETGFQQITGITSQTCDIPYTSRAYGVETSFDLAQTENENTDSSPKLSMCVSDHAEDIEVIEDYPVGEGLGLSQKEKMDVNHSQSVENVTRLTDFLVSAPGKMQGASIIELEGSQDHDKVYDGNESGDSQGPDGNESCQEHDKGHDGNKNGGSEDHGKIDGKSGGSQDHDVVQDADENMGFQDHDKVHDGNVNEASQDHDKVQDGSKSRGSHDHDKEQDGKENGGSRDHDKEHDGYENGGSQDHDLVQDVNENGGSQGHDKVQDGDENGGSQDHDKVQDGDENGGSQDHEKVQDVDETGGSQNHDKVQDGNKNGASQDHDMVQEAAPIPSCQENPDIQMDQDSDMVDNRTVSCDDVQMADSPPPDDVLMPESLEQRAAKRLRLTPPVEGDKCVT encoded by the exons ATGAAGACTAGCGGCCTCGAAGTCTTCGACTTCAGCGAGGAGGACGAGCACTCGGAATCGGTCCAGGGGAAGTATTTGGGGAAGTTCAAAAACCCTAGCCTCGATACCAATCGGATTTTCAAGTGCGATTTTCTCCAGAATG TTGCCCAGGGAGCCAAACTTCAAACAAAAGATATCAGCAGCATCCCTTGCGTAAATGTTGATTCAGTTGACCGTGATCATTGTTGTGATAATGCTATTTCACATTCCCCCATAGGAACAATTGAAGAGAGCCTGGCTACCAAGAAAGAGTATATGGAATTGGATGCTGCACCACAATTCAAATGTTTGAGTCATGAACAACAATCTGATTCCAAATTAGATAGTCATGGATCCAGAAGTTTTGTTTCTGAGCCAGAGAGAAGAGGTTCAAATGCTACGTCATCATCGTCTTGGGAAAGCCAGTTACACTTTGCCCTTGCAGTGTCTCTGTCCAGT AATGAGCCAACTGATATGATTTTAGATGCTGATGAAAGCACAAGTGACTCTCCATCAAGTCCTGCTTCTGAAATTGAAGAGGATGACG ATTCTTTGGGTTCTTATAAATCATATCAttgctctggtgatttggaaatg GATAATACAAATATGACGGTTGTTCTTTATCCTGATTATGTTATATATCGGGATAGTTATTGTACAGAACCTCGGTTGACCTTTTCTCCCAGTTGCTTCAAAGTCAGTGGTTCAACATCTGAATGCCCTGGAACCTTTAGTTCTGAATGGGAAGTTGACGATCTCATTGATGTAGAGTGTCAGTGGTTTCAAAAA GTTGAATTTGTCATGATAAAACTTCGTGTTGTAGCAAAGGATGCCACTGAAGATGATAGTGCACCCAATACTTCTG gcattgaagagttgaagattgcAATTGTTGAACCCAACTGGATCAAGCAACAGGAAAGGATAATGTCTTTGAATGCGAAATATATCAATTCATGGGTTTTGCATGA CATGCACACGGAAACAGATGAGGAGGATTCACTTGGACAGAGGCATCATTTTCCGAA TTTTGATGAGccttttgaagatgttgtatatCCAAAAGGGGACTCAGATGCTGTTTCCATCAGCAAGAGAGATGTTGATCTCTTACAGCCAGAGACATTTATTAATGATACAATTATTGACTTCTATATCAA GTATCTGAAGAATCAGATTCAACCTGAGAAACGGCTTAGGTACCACTTTTTCAATAGTTTTTTCTTTCGGAAGCTGGCTGACCTGGACAAAGATCCATCCAGTGTTTCTGATGGCAGAGCTGCTTTTGAACGAGTTCGTAAATGGACGAGGAAAGTGGATTTATTTGAAAAGGATTACATCTTCATTCCTATAAACTTCAA TCTACACTGGAGCCTAATAGTCATATGCCATCTTGGTGAAGTGCCTAAACATAATG GTGGAGACTCAGGAAATTTACTTAAAGTACCTTGTATTTTACACATGGATTCTATCAAAGGAAGTCATACGGGTCtgaaaaatctaattcaaag TTATCTGTGGGAAGagtggaaagaaaggaaaaaggagACATCTGAAGAAATCTCATCAAAGTTTCACAACCTGCGGTTTGTCCCACTTGAG CTACCGCAACAGGAAAATTCATTCGATTGTGGCCTGTTTTTACTCCACTATTTGGAGCTCTTTTTGGCAGATGCTCCTGTTCATTTCAGCCCTTTCAAAATAACCAAGTTTTCCAACTTT CTTAATGCAAATTGGTTTCTTCCGTCCGAGGCATCTCTGAAGCGTACTCTTATTCAAAGGTTAATTTTTGAGCTCCTTGAAGATCGTTGTCGGGGAGTCTCTTCAGCGGCTTCCAGTGATGAAGACCAGGCTAAGTTTCCAGAATGTAACAAGCATGAAACTGGTGTGCAATCTTTTTCAGGAAGATGTGGTCCTGCTATAGCTTGTCAAGAAAATATGTCAAGTTCTCAAGCAGGCCAGGGGATTGAAATTACTCTGTTATCCTCAACTTCTCTAAGGAGTTCTGAGTGCGTTAAAGATGCAGGCTTTGTTATCCAGGAACTTTTTGAGCCAGGAGCCACCCCAAATTCACTATTTGGAGAATATCAATCATTTGACCAAAAGTCATCTTTTTGCCGTCTTAATGGAGCTGTACCACTGTTGGAG GAAGACACCAAAACTGGAGAGCAGTTTGCTTTTTTGCCTACAGGAGAGACTGGTTTTCAGCAAATAACTGGAATTACATCTCAAACTTGTGACATTCCGTATACATCAAGAGCTTATGGCGTTGAGACTTCCTTTGACTTGGCACAAACGGAAAATGAAAACACCGATTCATCCCCTAAACTATCTATGTGTGTCTCTGACCACGCTGAAGATATAGAGGTCATTGAGGATTATCCAGTTGGGGAAGGTTTGGGTCTGAGccagaaagaaaaaatggatGTAAACCATTCTCAATCAGTGGAAAACGTCACACGTTTAACAGATTTCCTTGTTTCTGCTCCGGGCAAGATGCAGGGCGCTTCCATTATAGAATTGGAAGGTTCTCAAGATCATGATAAGGTGTATGACGGGAATGAAAGTGGAGATTCTCAAGGCCCTGATGGCAACGAAAGCTGTCAAGAACATGATAAGGGGCATGATGGCAACAAAAATGGAGGTTCTGAAGACCATGGTAAGATTGATGGAAAAAGTGGAGGTTCTCAAGACCATGATGTAGTGCAGGATGCCGATGAAAATATGGGTTTTCAAGACCATGATAAGGTGCATGATGGCAATGTAAATGAAGCTTCTCAAGACCATGATAAGGTGCAGGATGGCAGCAAAAGTAGAGGCTCTCATGACCATGATAAGGAGCAGGATGGCAAAGAAAATGGAGGTTCTCGAGACCATGATAAGGAGCATGATGGCTACGAAAATGGAGGTTCTCAAGACCATGATCTGGTGCAGGATGTCAATGAAAATGGAGGCTCTCAAGGCCATGATAAGGTGCAGGATGGTGACGAAAATGGAGGCTCTCAAGACCATGATAAGGTGCAGGATGGTGACGAAAATGGAGGCTCTCAAGACCATGAAAAGGTGCAGGATGTTGACGAAACTGGAGGCTCTCAAAACCATGATAAGGTGCAGGATGGCAACAAAAATGGTGCTTCTCAAGACCATGATATGGTGCAGGAAGCAGCTCCAATTCCCTCGTGCCAAGAAAATCCTGACATACAAATGGATCAAGACTCCGATATGGTAGACAACAGGACTGTCTCATGTGATGATGTTCAAATGGCTGATAGTCCGCCGCCTGATGATGTTCTGATGCCCGAATCGCTAGAGCAACGTGCTGCAAAAAGGCTGCGGCTTACACCTCCAGTTGAAGGGGATAAATGTGTTACATGA